A single genomic interval of Spinacia oleracea cultivar Varoflay chromosome 6, BTI_SOV_V1, whole genome shotgun sequence harbors:
- the LOC110789677 gene encoding uncharacterized protein, with translation MGSSSSKYLPTYSVGTSGQRIPDSNCDWGSKCICPNNEHSYSGEYLNNLRLAQKENTSTRNYLKAWFEKMEVEPGEEVESKYDDRVPTPADLRFFGGDESDEEPNHSDSFDLYYVGECENTTAGPEVSDGQCSVSSPNVKEDEIKKKPPKGVDDA, from the exons ATGGGATCCTCTTCCTCCAAATATCTTCCGACTTATTCGGTTGGTACTTCTGGGCAACGAATTCCTGACTCAAACTGTGATTGGGGCTCGAAATGCATTTGTCCCAACAACGAGCACTCGTATTCTGGCGAGTATCTGAATAATTTGAGGTTGGCCCAGAAGGAGAACACGAGTACCCGAAATTATCTCAAAGCTTGGTTTGAGAAAATGGAAGTGGAGCCTGGTGAAGAGGTGGAGTCCAAATACGACGATCGAGTCCCCACACCAGCAGATCTGAGATTCTTTGGAGGAGACGAATCTGATGag GAACCCAATCACTCTGATTCATTCGACCTATACTATGTGGGTGAGTGTGAGAACACAACTGCTGGTCCAGAGGTTTCTGATGGGCAATGTTCGGTTTCGTCCCCAAACGTGAAGGAagatgaaataaaaaaaaagccaCCTAAGGGTGTTGATGATGCTTAG
- the LOC110789752 gene encoding uncharacterized protein — MASDQEEDEFLGFSDDEGDGTNSDSDYNDDEATQNAVSEVNAHQIGDFEQNQQLPDLNEVGQEYAQECEVGPHHTSGISDNHSVPFLFDLNMPTQQEFPPSPIHQTETEQNHHKPRTPRINNELRLEILLFLLLRKEKHSDELIHGTNRQAVIKFGYTRKTIRLIWQRALAHKAAMDSYFYDSKYHNCGRKRIQVTYESIASIAMGDRTTIIDLARMLNLSPTTVWRMVKRKQIKPHSSPLNPGISEECKMARMKWVLGLLMDYSIPNDPTYYSMYDFIHIDEKWFYLTQKSQRVYLANNEPFPHRKGKSRTKIPKFMFMAAVARPRWGQDGQCEWDGKLGIFPFTDAVAAKRTSKNRVKGTIETKPIKSVNQIATRAMLINYLIPAIKEKWPPHEGERQDGFTLILTQQPANSPDCNILDLGFFRSIQSLMHKKMPKTVEDLSGAVTEAYNELHAKTLSNVWMSLQYVGNEILKHKGDNDYQLPHNKKKILEDEGNLPEQVKAPRWAVNECKQLVDEWRANQ, encoded by the exons atggcttcagatcaagaggaGGACGAGTTCCTCGGTTTTTCCGATGATGAAGGAGACGGCACGAACTCTGATTCAGATTATAATGATGATGAAGCAACCCAAAATGCTGTAAGTGAAGTAAATGCTCATCAAATAGGGGACTTTGAGCAAAATCAACAATTGCCAGATCTGAATGAAGTGGGACAAGAATATGCACAAGAATGTGAAGTGGGACCACATCATACATCAGGTATATCAGATAACCACTCAGttccatttttgtttgatttgaacatgCCAACACAACAAGAGTTCCCACCATCTCCAATTCATCAAACAGAAACAGAGCAAAATCATCATAAGCCTAGAACCCCAAGGATTAACAACGAATTAAGGTTGGAAATCTTGTTGTTCCTTCTCTTAAGAAAAGAAAAGCATTCAGATGAACTCATTCATGGGACAAATAGGCAGGCTGTTATAAAGTTTGGTTACACAAGGAAGACAATTAGACTAATATGGCAGAGAGCATTGGCACATAAGGCAGCCATGGATTCGTATTTCTATGATAGCAAATATCACAACTGTGGGAGAAAGAGAATTCAAGTAACATATGAGTCTATAGCCTCCATAGCCATGGGGGATAGAACAACCATTATTGATCTAGCAAGGATGCTCAATTTGAGTCCCACAACAGTTTGGAGAATGGTGAAAAGAAAACAGATAAAACCACATTCAAGTCCATTGAATCCAGGCATTTCAGAAGAATGCAAGATGGCAAGGATGAAGTGGGTACTTGGTCTCTTAATGGACTACTCAATACCAAATGATCCCACATATTACAGCATGTATGATTTCATTCACATCGATGAGAAATGGTTCTATCTTACACAAAAAAGTCAAAGAGTTTATTTAGCAAACAATGAACCATTTCCACACAGGAAGGGAAAATCAAGAACTAAGATTCCAAAGTTCATGTTTATGGCAGCAGTAGCAAGGCCAAGGTGGGGACAAGATGGGCAGTGTGAGTGGGATGGGAAACTTGGTATATTTCCATTCACAGATGCAGTGGCAGCAAAGAGaacatccaaaaatagagtcaagGGGACAATTGAGACTAAACCAATCAAGTCAGTTAATCAGATTGCAACTAGGGCCATGCTAATCAACTACCTAATCCCAGCAATTAAAGAGAAATGGCCACCACATGAGGGGGAAAGG CAAGATGGCTTCACATTGATATTGACTCAGCAGCcagcaaacagtccagattgTAACATATTAGACTTGGGGTTCTTTAGGTCAATTCAATCACTAATGCACAAAAAGATGCCTAAAACAGTTGAAGATTTAAGTGGTGCTGTGACTGAGGCATATAATGAACTGCATGCAAAGACTCTATCTAATGTGTGGATGTCACTTCAATATGTTGGAAATGAAATTTTGAAACACAAGGGGGACAATGACTACCAACTCCCACACAACaagaaaaagattttagaagatgAGGGGAATCTGCCAGAACAAGTTAAGGCCCCAAGGTGGGCTGTGAATGAATGCAAACAACTTGTTGATGAATGGAGAGCAAATCAGTGA
- the LOC110794867 gene encoding cellulose synthase A catalytic subunit 1 [UDP-forming], whose amino-acid sequence MEATGGMVAGSYKRNELVRIRHDSTDSGSKSLKNLDGQICQICGDTVGVTSNGGVFVACNECAFPVCRPCYEYERKDGNQCCPQCKTRYKRQKGSLRVQGDDEEEDVDDLDNEFNYERGTSKARHQWQGEDVDLSSSSRHESQPIPLLTNGQVVSGEIPSATPDNQSVRSTSGPIGPEKRGNHSLPYVDPCLPVPVRIVDPSKDLNSYGIGSVDWKERVESWKLKQEKNMTHTGNRYSEGKGGDVEGSGSNGEEFQLADDVRQPMSRIVPIPSSHLTPYRAVIIFRLIILVFFLQFRITHPVEDAYPLWLTSVICEIWFAMSWILDQFPKWYPINRETYLDRLAFRHDREGEPSQLAPIDVFVSTVDPLKEPPIITANTVLSILAVDYPVDKVSCYVSDDGSAMLTFEGLSETAEFARKWVPFCKKFSIEPRAPEFYFQQKIDYLKDKIQPSFVKERRAMKREYEEFKVRINGLVAKAQKEPEEGWTMQDGTAWPGNNPRDHPGMIQVFLGHSGGLDMDGNELPRLVYVSREKRPGFQHHKKAGAMNALIRVSAVLTNGAYILNVDCDHYFNNSKCLKEAMCFMMDPALGKKVCYVQFPQRFDGIDLHDRYANRNIVFFDINMKGQDGIQGPVYVGTGCCFNRQALYGYDPVLTEEDFEPNFIIKSCFGSRKKGKSGNKKYMDKKRGPKRSESSIPIFNMEDIEEGVEGYEDEKSHLMSQKRLEKRFGQSPVFIAATFMEMGGIPPTTNPATLLKEAIHVISCGYEDKSEWGKEIGWIYGSVTEDILTGFKMHARGWMSIYCMPPRPAFKGSAPLNLSDRLNQVLRWALGSIEIMLSRHCPVWYGYKGRLRFLERLAYINTVVYPLTSIPLIAYCILPAICLLTNKFIIPTLSNFASILFIMLFMSIAATGILELRWSGVSIEDWWRNEQFWVIGGTSAHLFAVFQGLLKVLAGIDTNFTVTSKAADEDGDFAELYIFKWTALLIPPTTVLIVNLVGVVAGVSYAINSGYQSWGPLFGKLFFSFWVIAHLYPFLKGLLGRQNRTPTIVIVWSVLLASIFSLLWVRINPFTTDAEKAAAGNQCGINC is encoded by the exons ATGGAGGCGACAGGTGGAATGGTGGCTGGATCTTACAAAAGGAACGAACTTGTTAGAATTCGCCATGATAGTACTGATAGTGGG TCCAAATCTTTGAAGAATTTGGATGGACAAATCTGTCAGATCTGTGGGGATACCGTGGGAGTTACTTCGAATGGTGGTGTCTTTGTCGCTTGCAATGAATGTGCTTTTCCAGTTTGCAGGCCTTGTTATGAGTATGAGAGAAAAGATGGAAACCAGTGTTGCCCCCAATGCAAGACAAGATACAAGAGACAGAAAG GGAGTCTTCGAGTGCAGGGCGATGATGAAGAGGAGGATGTTGATGATTTGGATAATGAATTCAATTATGAAAGGGGAACCAGCAAGGCTAGACATCAATGGCAGGGAGAAGATGTAGATCTCTCGTCATCTTCTAGGCATGAATCTCAGCCAATCCCTCTCCTTACCAATGGTCAAGTG GTTTCTGGGGAAATACCAAGTGCGACACCAGACAATCAATCTGTGAGAAGCACATCAGGTCCTATAGGCCCTGAGAAGCGTGGTAACCATTCCCTTCCTTATGTTGATCCATGCCTGCCAG TTCCTGTGAGAATTGTGGACCCTTCAAAGGACTTGAATTCTTATGGGATTGGTAGTGTGGACTGGAAGGAAAGAGTTGAAAGTTGGAAACTGAAGCAGGAGAAGAATATGACTCATACGGGAAATCGATATTCAGAAGGAAAAGGGGGCGATGTTGAAGGCTCTGGTTCAAATGGTGAAGAATTCCAGTT GGCTGATGATGTGCGTCAACCAATGAGTCGTATTGTCCCTATCCCTTCATCACATCTCACTCCTTACCGAGCTGTGATCATTTTCCGGCTTATCATTTTAGTCTTCTTCTTGCAATTTCGTATTACCCATCCTGTGGAGGATGCATATCCGCTATGGCTCACATCAGTCATCTGTGAGATCTGGTTTGCAATGTCATGGATTTTGGATCAGTTTCCAAAATGGTATCCTATCAACCGTGAGACGTACCTTGACAGGCTCGCATTCAG GCATGACCGCGAAGGAGAGCCGTCGCAGTTAGCTCCTATTGATGTGTTTGTCAGTACAGTGGATCCTTTGAAAGAGCCGCCTATCATCACAGCTAATACCGTGTTGTCCATTCTAGCAGTGGACTACCCAGTCGACAAAGTTTCTTGCTATGTTTCAGATGATGGGTCTGCGATGCTGACATTTGAAGGTCTTTCTGAAACTGCTGAGTTCGCCAGGAAATGGGTGCCATTCTGTAAGAAGTTCAGTATTGAGCCAAGGGCACCAGAATTCTACTTTCAACAGAAGATTGATTACTTAAAAGACAAGATTCAGCCTTCTTTTGTCAAGGAACGCAGAGCAATGAAG AGGGAGTACGAAGAATTTAAGGTCCGAATCAATGGCCTTGTTGCAAAAGCACAGAAAGAGCCTGAAGAAGGATGGACAATGCAAGATGGAACAGCTTGGCCTGGAAATAACCCCAGGGACCACCCAGGAATGATCCAG GTGTTTTTGGGCCACAGTGGAGGTCTTGACATGGATGGAAATGAATTGCCACGATTAGTTTATGTTTCTCGTGAAAAGAGACCTGGCTTCCAACATCACAAGAAAGCTGGTGCCATGAATGCTTTG ATCCGTGTTTCCGCAGTACTGACAAATGGTGCATATATACTGAATGTCGATTGTGATCACTACTTCAACAACAGCAAATGTCTTAAAGAAGCCATGTGTTTCATGATGGATCCTGCTCTTGGAAAGAAAGTATGCTACGTGCAGTTTCCCCAAAGATTCGATGGCATTGATTTACACGATCGATATGCTAACAGAAATATTGTGTTCTTTGAT ATTAACATGAAGGGTCAGGACGGCATCCAAGGGCCAGTTTATGTGGGAACTGGATGTTGTTTCAACAGACAAGCACTTTATGGGTATGATCCAGTATTGACTGAAGAAGATTTCGAGCCAAATTTCATCATCAAAAGTTGTTTTGGATCAAGGAAGAAGGGGAAGAGTGGTAACAAAAAGTACATGGACAAGAAGAGGGGACCTAAAAGAAGTGAATCTTCCATACCAATTTTCAACATGGAAGACATCGAAGAGGGTGTTGAAG GCTATGAGGATGAGAAGTCTCATCTTATGTCTCAGAAGAGACTAGAGAAGCGATTTGGTCAATCACCAGTGTTCATTGCAGCTACCTTCATGGAAATGGGGGGTATTCCACCTACAACTAATCCTGCCACACTACTGAAAGAAGCCATTCATGTTATTAGCTGTGGATACGAGGACAAGTCTGAATGGGGTAAAGAG ATTGGGTGGATATATGGTTCAGTGACAGAAGATATTTTGACTGGATTTAAGATGCATGCTCGTGGGTGGATGTCGATCTACTGCATGCCACCAAGGCCAGCTTTCAAGGGTTCAGCTCCCCTCAATCTTTCTGATCGTTTgaaccaagttcttcgatgggCTCTAGGTTCTATTGAGATTATGCTTAGCAGGCATTGCCCCGTTTGGTATGGCTACAAGGGAAGGTTAAGGTTTTTGGAGAGATTGGCTTACATCAACACTGTCGTTTATCCCCTAACGTCTATTCCACTTATTGCCTACTGTATTCTCCCAGCTATCTGTCTATTGACCAATAAGTTCATCATTCCCACG CTAAGCAACTTTGCTAGTATACTGTTTATCATGCTCTTCATGTCCATTGCTGCAACGGGTATTCTTGAGCTGAGATGGAGTGGAGTATCCATAGAAGACTGGTGGAGAAACGAGCAGTTCTGGGTTATTGGAGGTACATCAGCCCATCTGTTTGCCGTGTTCCAAGGTTTGCTAAAGGTGCTAGCCGGTATCGATACCAACTTCACCGTCACTTCCAAGGCAGCCGACGAAGACGGTGATTTTGCAGAACTTTACATATTTAAATGGACGGCGCTTCTTATCCCTCCCACCACCGTCCTGATCGTGAACTTGGTTGGTGTAGTGGCGGGTGTTTCTTACGCCATTAACAGTGGTTACCAGTCATGGGGCCCACTGTTTGGGAAACTGTTTTTCTCATTCTGGGTGATTGCTCACTTGTATCCCTTCCTCAAGGGTCTATTGGGTCGTCAAAACAGGACACCAACCATTGTTATTGTTTGGTCCGTTCTTCTCGCTTCCATCTTCTCGTTGCTCTGGGTTCGGATTAATCCTTTCACCACTGATGCTGAGAAGGCTGCAGCTGGTAATCAATGTGGTATCAATTGCTAG